From a single Apium graveolens cultivar Ventura chromosome 2, ASM990537v1, whole genome shotgun sequence genomic region:
- the LOC141707496 gene encoding kinetochore protein SPC24 homolog yields MGEAPRSFDMKNLISYSDDLIKFLKSERDSSNLSEYLEQSNLLMSQTDGDFKSVETSILDYQKKLDLCNQKIDAAKSEVAADSELDMLQKELEEEAERERFLIEELRTITSDINDLEHQRGSIEERRESLRKLEKHELRAQMKLSMYASVTNVIPKLNEQQSTISGHIVERENKVVQNFEFDPLKMSPYDTCNRMWKMINL; encoded by the exons ATGGGAGAAGCTCCTAGAAGCTTCGATATGAAGAATTTGATTTCTTACAGTGACGATTTAATCAAGTTTTTGAAGTCTGAAAGAGATAGCAGTAATTTGAGCGAGTATTTGGAGCAATCCAACCTTCTTATGTCGCAAACTGATGGCGATTTTAAGAGCGTAGAGACCTCGATACTCG ATTATCAGAAAAAGTTAGATTTGTGCAACCAGAAAATAGATGCAGCAAAATCAGAAGTTGCTGCAGACTCAGAACTTGATATGCTACAAAAAGAGTTGGAAGAAGAAGCCGAGAGAGAGCGTTTTCTTATAGAAGAGCTTAG AACGATTACCAGTGACATCAATGATCTGGAACATCAGAGGGGTTCTattgaagaaagaagagaaagtttAAGAAAACTTGAGAAACATGAGTTAAGAGCACA GATGAAGCTTTCAATGTATGCTTCTGTTACTAATGTCATTCCTAAGTTGAATGAGCAGCAGTCTACAATATCAGGCC ATATTGTAGAAAGAGAAAACAAAGTAGTTCAGAACTTTGAATTTGATCCCCTGAAGATGTCGCCGTATGATACATGTAATCGCATGTGGAAGATGATAAATCTTTAA
- the LOC141707497 gene encoding protein TIC 56, chloroplastic, with protein sequence MASINFNPFGENWFKKPPNPFQPISPFLDSLNPFKPQPKSPLFASLTASNPITPDPEEKKPGKYRQMLDQFYWECETRPDYRHDPEIDRLMNEDPLIEKKENPTQEEIEENDKWWSEFRNSPVVQFLVQAEKIADRLNEIALKENESPYHKEDSKYWKDVPHVIGLDGRPMPRKAFKTQREADNKFWDFTKQFFFGLWGFQQRPYPPGRPIDVSQAIGYKRLEKRYYDFIMKTGGWFYKDRLGRTRGPMELIQLKTAWGAGIIDKHTFVWGEDMDEWAPIGMIYGMERAVATWEVRLGAAATAFLHKLQKGIPPWVPLKGFEKKSYKQLQDEAYESKRRDLTVLEANDGVWPGVRIPSHALFLWASGSELTSILENDHMPNKYIPKDLRLQLAKAIPGLRPWEVLSVEQAMDQITYSGKWYREPLGSFTTGPPYIQLWNEEVEELFECFVNLNDEVVSVLKEAMPGFKPFMKKLEADYFERLERRKKIREERKKSQV encoded by the exons ATGGCGTCAATTAATTTCAACCCATTTGGTGAAAACTGGTTCAAGAAACCACCCAACCCATTTCAACCCATTTCCCCATTTCTTGATTCTCTAAACCCCTTTAAACCCCAGCCCAAATCCCCCCTTTTCGCCTCACTCACAGCTTCAAACCCCATCACACCCGACCCGGAAGAGAAAAAACCTGGAAAGTACAGGCAAATGCTGGACCAATTCTACTGGGAATGTGAGACCCGACCCGATTACAGACACGACCCGGAAATTGATAGGCTAATGAATGAAGACCCACTtattgaaaagaaagaaaaccCAACTCAGGAAGAGATTGAGGAGAATGATAAGTGGTGGAGTGAGTTTCGAAACAGCCCGGTTGTGCAATTCTTGGTTCAGGCTGAGAAGATTGCTGATAGGCTTAATGAGATTGCGTTGAAGGAGAATGAGAGTCCATATCATAAGGAGGATAGTAAGTATTGGAAAGATGTGCCTCATGTGATTGGTTTGGATGGCAGGCCAATGCCGAGGAAGGCGTTTAAGACTCAGAGAGAAGCTGATAATAAGTTTTGGGATTTTACTAAGCAGTTCTTTTTTGGACTTTGGGGGTTTCAGCAACGCCCGTATCCGCCTGGGAGGCCTATTGATGTTTCGCAGGCTATTGGGTATAAGAGACTCGAGAAACGATATTATGATT TTATCATGAAGACTGGTGGCTGGTTCTACAAGGACCGGTTGGGCCGTACAAGAGGTCCGATGGAACTTATCCAGCTTAAGACTGCCTGGGGTGCTGGAATCATTGATAAGCACACCTTTGTTTGGGGGGAGGATATGGATGAATGGGCACCTATTGGCATGATTTATGGCATGGAACGTGCAGTTGCCACATGGGAAG TTAGGCTAGGTGCTGCTGCAACAGCTTTCCTCCACAAACTGCAGAAAGGTATACCTCCATGGGTGCCCTTAAAGGGATTTGAGAAGAAATCTTATAAGCAGCTCCAGGACGAAGCTTATGAGAGCAAGAGACGTGATTTGACTGTACTTGAAGCTAATGATGGTGTTTGGCCAGGTGTAAGAATTCCTAGCCATGCCTTATTTCTATGGGCCAGTGGTTCTGAGCTCACATCTATATTGGAAAACGATCACATGCCAAACAAATACATCCCTAAAGATCTCAG GCTCCAACTGGCTAAAGCTATACCTGGTTTGAGGCCATGGGAAGTTCTGAGTGTAGAACAAGCCATGGATCAGATAACTTATAGTGGTAAGTGGTACCGTGAGCCACTTGGTTCCTTCACTACTGGTCCACCATACATTCAACTGTGGAATGAAGAAGTCGAG GAACTTTTTGAATGTTTTGTAAACCTCAATGATGAGGTAGTGAGTGTATTGAAGGAAGCAATGCCAGGTTTCAAACCTTTTATGAAGAAACTCGAAGCTGATTATTTTGAAAGGCTTGAGAGACGCAAAAAGATACGGGAGGAAAGGAAAAAGTCTCAAGTGTAA
- the LOC141707498 gene encoding small ribosomal subunit protein eS4-like produces the protein MARGLKKHLKRLNAPKHWMLDKLGGAFAPKPSSGPHKSRECLPLILILRNKLKYALTYREVQSILMQRHVLVDGKVRTDKTYPAGFMDVVSIPKTNENFRLLYDTKGRFRLHSVRDEESKFKLCKVRSVQFGQKGIPYINTYDGRTIRYPDPLIKANDTIKLDLEANKIVDFIKFDVGNVVMVTGGRNTGRVGILKNREKHKGSFETVHIQDALGHEFATRLGNVFTLGKGSKPWVSLPKGKGIKLTIIEEARKRTAAQAAATA, from the exons ATG GCAAGAGGACTTAAGAAGCATTTGAAGAGGCTCAATGCGCCTAAGCATTGGATGCTTGATAAACTTGGTGGTGCATTT GCTCCCAAGCCTTCATCTGGACCCCATAAATCCAGGGAATGCTTGCCTTTGATCCTTATATTGCGAAACAAGCTCAAGTATGCTCTCACTTATCGTGAAGTCCAATCTATTTTGATGCAACGTCATGTCCTTGTTGATGGCAAGGTTAGGACAGACAAGACCTACCCAGCTGGTTTCATGG ATGTTGTGTCGATTCCCAAGACTAATGAGAACTTCCGTCTCCTCTACGACACCAAAGGTCGATTCCGCTTACACTCCGTTAGAGATGAGGAATCAAAG TTTAAGCTGTGCAAAGTGAGATCCGTCCAGTTTGGTCAGAAAGGTATTCCATACATCAACACCTATGATGGGCGAACTATCCGCTATCCTGATCCCCTCATCAAAGCTAATGACACTATCAAACTCGATTTGGAGGCAAACAAGATTGTTGACTTTATTAAGTTTGATGTTGGCAATGTTGTCATGGTGACCGGAGGAAGGAACACTGGACGTGTTGGAATTCTCAAGAACAGAGAGAAGCATAAGGGGAGTTTTGAGACTGTTCACATTCAGGATGCACTTGGTCATGAGTTTGCTACTCGCTTAGGGAATGTCTTTACTCTTGGAAAGGGTTCAAAGCCATGGGTGTCTCTTCCCAAGGGCAAGGGTATCAAATTGACCATCATTGAGGAGGCCAGGAAGAGGACTGCTGCCCAGGCTGCTGCAACTGCATAA
- the LOC141707501 gene encoding uncharacterized protein At5g01610, producing MDQIFGKVGSYWFNQKATKELDTVGNNISSVSNTVEDGAKWLVNKVTGKVEKPLTELLKEYDLPIGLFPLVVTSYEFNEATKRLEVHVPAVSEVSYKDSSALRFSTNVSGYLEKGKFTDIEGMKTKVMVWVKVTLITTEGSKLHVTAGLKKMRSRDAYEVQKEGVAVSKF from the exons ATGGATCAAATATTTGGCAAGGTGGGTTCTTACTGGTTTAATCAAAAAGCCACCAAGGAGCTTGATACCGTAGGCAATAACATCAGT TCGGTGTCAAATACAGTTGAAGATGGAGCCAAATGGTTAGTCAACAAAGTAACAG GGAAAGTGGAAAAGCCGTTAACAGAACTGCTCAAGGAGTACGACTTGCCGATAGGTTTGTTTCCTCTTGTTGTAACCAGTTACGAGTTCAATGAAGCCACAAAAAGATTAGAAGTGCACGTACCTGCCGTCAGTGAAGTAAGTTACAAAGACTCGTCTGCCTTGCGGTTTTCCACCAATGTGTCTGGATATCTGGAGAAAGGAAAGTTCACAGATATAGAGGGAATGAAAACAAAGGTGATGGTTTGGGTAAAAGTAACATTAATAACCACTGAAGGATCAAAGCTCCATGTCACAGCTGGGCTGAAGAAGATGAGAAGTAGAGACGCTTATGAGGTTCAGAAAGAGGGAGTTGCTGTCAGTAAATTCTGA